From the genome of Eucalyptus grandis isolate ANBG69807.140 chromosome 2, ASM1654582v1, whole genome shotgun sequence, one region includes:
- the LOC104427676 gene encoding LOW QUALITY PROTEIN: probable 2-oxoglutarate-dependent dioxygenase ANS (The sequence of the model RefSeq protein was modified relative to this genomic sequence to represent the inferred CDS: inserted 1 base in 1 codon): MAEVEKATAARVQAIARSNPPQVPPQYIQPPQTRPFCSSPSPSPSPSPARAAARIPAIDLSGLDPTHRDRVRAEIGRACRDWGAFHVTNHGVPSWLLDRARAVGSSFFGDVPMDEKLAYACDPSSSATEGYGSRMLENDDSVLDWRDYFDHHTLPLSRRDPSRWPSSPPDYRQVMAEYSDRMGLLAKQLLGLISESLGLPTSCIERWVGEFYQNITISYYPPCPQPDVTLGLQAHSDMGAITLLIQDDVGGLQVLKDREWITVEPLSNAIVVLLADQTEIMTNGIYRSAEHRAITNASRARLSIATFHDPSKARKISPVSELVSDSSPPXYREVVYGDYVSSWYTKGPEGKRNVDALLL, encoded by the exons ATGGCGGAAGTAGAGAAAGCAACCGCCGCGAGGGTCCAAGCCATCGCCCGGTCCAACCCGCCCCAAGTCCCTCCCCAATACATCCAACCCCCTCAAACCCGACCCTTTTGCTCCtcgccctctccctctccctctccctctcccgctCGGGCCGCCGCCAGGATTCCCGCGATCGACCTGTCCGGACTCGATCCGACCCACCGGGACCGGGTCCGGGCCGAGATCGGGCGGGCTTGCAGGGATTGGGGGGCCTTCCACGTCACCAACCACGGAGTCCCCAGCTGGCTCCTCGACCGCGCCCGCGCCGTGGGCTCGTCCTTCTTCGGGGATGTCCCCATGGACGAGAAGCTCGCGTACGCTTGTGACCCGAGCTCGTCCGCGACGGAGGGGTACGGAAGCCGGATGCTCGAGAACGACGACTCGGTGCTGGACTGGAGGGACTACTTCGATCACCACACTCTGCCTCTCTCTCGTCGCGACCCCTCTCGCTGGCCCAGTTCGCCTCCTGATTACAG ACAAGTTATGGCTGAGTACAGTGATCGAATGGGATTGCTGGCGAAGCAGCTACTGGGCCTAATTTCAGAGAGTTTGGGATTGCCAACTTCGTGCATCGAGCGTTGGGTGGGGGAGTTCTACCAGAACATCACAATTAGCTATTACCCTCCATGCCCGCAACCAGACGTGACTCTTGGTCTGCAAGCGCACTCTGATATGGGCGCAATCACCCTTTTGATCCAGGATGATGTTGGGGGACTTCAGGTTTTGAAGGACAGGGAATGGATCACAGTTGAGCCGTTGTCAAATGCCATTGTTGTCCTTTTGGCTGATCAAACTGAG ATTATGACCAATGGAATCTATAGGAGTGCAGAACATCGGGCAATAACAAATGCGAGCAGGGCACGGCTTTCAATTGCAACATTTCATGATCCTTCGAAGGCAAGGAAGATATCCCCTGTTTCCGAGCTGGTGAGCGACTCTTCCCCTC GATATCGCGAAGTTGTGTATGGGGACTATGTGTCTTCATGGTATACGAAGGGACCAGAGGGGAAACGGAATGTTGATGCCCTTCTGCTATAA